The proteins below come from a single Argentina anserina chromosome 1, drPotAnse1.1, whole genome shotgun sequence genomic window:
- the LOC126786229 gene encoding methyl-CpG-binding domain protein 4-like protein has translation MKKPTNVAETTSPRKRRRKSVGQKSPYFPIKSSAPVTLPVESSFHFQNQPAAEIRTQPENAESKSMSVDASKPILNLDDLFSQYAYKGGALTYKHGNMSRKLSQCRDTTMPSTNLKQEKVDETQPSSVETRSSTTIYPCSQAGQTGRNSTEDNANVPATVKQENVPPQKEEERKNETQPSAEIRRVSHYLPTSAEDNATVPAATLKQEKLLPQKEGMMNNEAQPSVKIRKVSRFFPIPTDEPVLVDECKKTKAKPPQRRSGKNRKRDAGKESNADGNLLQSKKRRQKNSSKIKPATLTASQKKDEAYRRRTPDDTWIPPRSHHHLLQEDHYYDPWRVLIICMLLNRTTGKQVKKGVISDFFNLCPNAKAATEVTSQAIENVIRSLGLHKRAEMIQRMSQEYLGESWTHVTQLYGVGKYAADAYAIFCTGMWERVKPADHKLNDYWEFLHYLKAPPAT, from the exons ATGAAAAAGCCGACCAATGTGGCTGAGACCACGTCCCCCcggaagaggagaagaaaatcTGTTGGGCAGAAATCTCCGTATTTCCCAATCAAGTCAAGTGCGCCTGTGACTCTGCCGGTGGAGTCTTCCTTTCATTTCCAGAATCAGCCGGCGGCGGAAATCAGGACCCAACCAGAAAACGCCGAGTCCAAGTCAATGTCAGTAGATGCGAGTAAGCCCATCTTGAATCTCGACGATTTGTTTTCTCAATATGCTTACAAAGGTGGTGCACTCACTTATAAACATGGCAACATGTCCAGAAAGCTTTCCCAATGTCGAGATACCACCATGCCTTCAACCAATCTGAAACAAGAGAAAGTGGATGAAACCCAGCCATCGTCTGTCGAAACCCGAAGCTCAACAACTATCTATCCCTGTAGTCAAGCTGGTCAGACTGGCCGGAACTCAACTGAGGACAATGCCAATGTGCCTGCAACAGTGAAACAAGAAAATGTCCCTCCacagaaggaggaggagaggaagaatGAAACTCAGCCATCTGCCGAAATCCGAAGGGTTTCTCATTACTTGCCAACCTCAGCTGAGGACAATGCCACTGTGCCTGCAGCAACCTTGAAACAAGAGAAATTGCTCCCACAGAAGGAGGGGATGATGAACAATGAAGCTCAGCCATCTGTCAAAATCCGAAAGGTGTCTCGTTTCTTCCCGATCCCCACTGATGAACCAGTGCTGGTAGATGAgtgcaagaaaacaaaagctaaACCCCCCCAACGCCGTTCTGGAAAGAACAGAAAGAGGGATGCCGGAAAAGAAAGTAATGCAGATGGAAATTTGTTGCAAAGTAAAAAGAGGAGGCAGAAAAACTCTTCTAAAATCAAGCCTGCTACTCTGACAGCTTCCCAGAAGAAAGATGAAGCATACCGAAGGAGAACTCCCGATGACACATGGATTCCTCCTCGctctcatcatcatctccttCAAGAAGATCACTATTATGACCCTTGGAGAGTATTGATTATATGCATGCTTCTTAATCGGACAACAGGAAAGCAG GTAAAAAAAGGAGTAATATCagatttcttcaatttgtGTCCTAATGCAAAGGCTGCTACTGAGGTTACCTCACAGGCTATAGAAAATGTTATAAGATCTCTTGGACTACATAAGAGAGCAGAGATGATACAGCGCATGTCTCAGGAGTATCTAGGGGAAAGCTGGACCCATGTAACTCAGTTGTATGGTGTTGGCAA ATACGCAGCTGATGCATATGCAATATTCTGCACTGGAATGTGGGAACGAGTTAAACCTGCTGACCACAAGCTAAATGATTACTGGGAATTTCTCCACTACCTTAAAGCTCCACCTGCAACCTGA
- the LOC126784505 gene encoding pentatricopeptide repeat-containing protein At5g15010, mitochondrial: protein MRSIGRLKSLCTSVHGGMKLRAQTHSFTLIRQYSNSSEDPVKIIVDLRSSCTGSVELKKKLEHCGVAASPELVVEILSRFRNDWESAFTFFLWAGKQQPHSAREYHSMISILGKMRKFDTAWALIDEMRRPSGSSSTLVTPQTLLLMIRKYSCARHVGKAIHTFYSYKRFAFEAGMDDFHGLLSALCRYKNVPEAEHLLFCNSHVFPFNTKSFNIVLNGWANIIGSPRNADRVWAEMISRGVPRDAISYSCLISCHSKCSNLTKVLTIFRRMEKFNVEPDTKVYNALIYALGKAGHLKEAANLMNTMQEKGLAPNIVTYNSLIKTLCKAKEIDQAKHILYQMMEQRGLVPTIQTYHPFFRVVQNEDQVFELLEKMKSNGCPPSTDTYIMLIRKFCRWGQLDNVFKVWSEMSENGPGPDRSSYIVLIHGLFLNGKMEEAHKYYTEMKDRHYLPEPRTEEMLQAWLSGKQASKFQTTDGEIDQVDSTQPATNTKLVISRKSHLEKDFLRQPESRKVVRERGFSFWEQ, encoded by the coding sequence ATGAGAAGCATCGGCAGACTCAAGTCGCTGTGCACCTCCGTCCATGGTGGAATGAAGCTCAGAGCTCAGACGCATTCCTTTACTTTAATTCGCCAATACTCTAACTCGAGTGAAGACCCGGTCAAAATCATTGTGGATCTGCGCTCGTCCTGCACCGGCTCTGTGgaattgaagaagaagctgGAGCATTGCGGCGTCGCAGCCTCGCCGGAGCTAGTGGTAGAGATTCTTTCGCGTTTCCGCAACGACTGGGAATCCGCCTTCACTTTCTTCCTCTGGGCAGGAAAGCAGCAACCCCATTCGGCGCGTGAGTACCACTCGATGATCTCCATTCTGGGCAAGATGAGGAAGTTCGACACCGCCTGGGCTCTGATCGACGAAATGCGCCGCCCTTCAGGTTCTTCTTCCACTCTTGTCACTCCCCAAACTCTGTTGCTCATGATTCGAAAATACTCTTGCGCTCGTCATGTGGGCAAGGCCATTCACACTTTCTACTCTTACAAGCGCTTTGCTTTCGAGGCCGGCATGGATGACTTCCACGGCCTCCTCTCTGCTCTCTGCCGCTACAAGAATGTTCCGGAAGCCGAGCACTTGCTTTTCTGCAACTCACACGTCTTCCCCTTCAACACTAAGAGCTTCAACATTGTTCTCAACGGCTGGGCTAATATCATCGGCAGTCCCCGCAATGCTGACAGGGTTTGGGCTGAGATGATTAGCCGAGGCGTCCCCCGCGATGCCATTTCCTACTCCTGTCTCATTTCCTGTCATTCCAAATGCTCCAATCTCACCAAGGTGCTCACTATCTTCCGGCGCATGGAGAAATTCAATGTTGAGCCTGACACCAAGGTTTACAATGCCCTCATTTACGCCCTTGGAAAAGCCGGCCACCTCAAAGAGGCTGCCAATCTCATGAATACCATGCAGGAAAAGGGTCTTGCCCCCAACATTGTCACTTACAACTCTCTCATTAAGACCCTCTGCAAGGCCAAGGAAATCGATCAAGCTAAACACATCCTTTACCAAATGATGGAGCAAAGAGGCCTTGTTCCGACAATTCAGACTTACCATCCCTTCTTCCGTGTTGTTCAAAACGAGGACCAAGTGTTTGAGCTGTTGGAAAAGATGAAAAGCAACGGTTGCCCTCCAAGTACTGATACATACATAATGCTGATTCGGAAATTCTGTCGATGGGGCCAGCTTGATAATGTCTTCAAGGTGTGGAGCGAGATGAGTGAGAATGGACCCGGTCCTGATCGTAGCTCATACATTGTGCTCATACATGGGCTCTTTCTGAATGGGAAGATGGAGGAAGCCCACAAATATTATACAGAGATGAAAGATAGACACTATTTGCCGGAACCAAGGACAGAAGAAATGCTTCAGGCTTGGTTGTCTGGTAAGCAGGcttccaaatttcaaacaacAGATGGAGAAATCGATCAAGTGGATTCTACTCAGCCAGCTACAAATACTAAACTAGTAATCTCCAGGAAATCTCATCTGGAAAAAGATTTCCTTCGTCAACCTGAAAGTAGGAAAGTTGTAAGAGAACGGGGATTTTCGTTCTGGGAGCAGTAG